In Kordia antarctica, the following proteins share a genomic window:
- a CDS encoding CoA-binding protein, with product MKTLVLGASMKPHRFSYKAIQKLAANDHEVVAYGLKEGEISGIQIDTELVEYSDIHTVTLYLNSSVQVDFYDYIISLQPKRVIFNPGTENPKFYKLLTEKNIEHEVACTLVLLASNQY from the coding sequence TTGAAAACACTAGTACTTGGCGCTTCTATGAAGCCACATCGCTTTTCCTACAAAGCGATACAAAAACTTGCAGCAAACGATCACGAAGTTGTTGCATACGGATTAAAAGAAGGAGAAATTAGCGGAATTCAGATTGATACAGAATTGGTGGAATACTCAGATATTCATACAGTTACTTTATATCTAAACTCATCTGTACAAGTAGATTTTTATGACTACATCATTTCGTTACAGCCAAAACGTGTCATTTTTAATCCAGGAACCGAAAATCCAAAATTTTATAAATTACTTACCGAAAAAAATATAGAACACGAAGTTGCGTGTACGTTGGTTTTATTGGCGTCTAATCAATACTAA